From one Micromonospora siamensis genomic stretch:
- a CDS encoding rhodanese-like domain-containing protein — protein MSPGVDALLEQARAGLRRLTPHETVEAVRAGALLIDTRTDAQRREQGDLPGAIVIDRTVLEWRLDPASTWRIPEATGYDREIVVVCRQGYSSSLAAASLQVLGLRAATDMVGGVEAWREAGLPMSDGPADIRY, from the coding sequence ATGAGCCCGGGCGTCGACGCCCTGCTGGAGCAGGCCCGGGCCGGGCTGCGCCGACTGACCCCGCACGAGACCGTCGAGGCGGTCCGGGCGGGCGCGCTGCTGATCGACACCCGGACCGACGCGCAGCGTCGTGAGCAGGGCGACCTGCCGGGCGCGATCGTGATCGACCGCACGGTGCTGGAGTGGCGGCTGGACCCGGCCAGCACGTGGCGGATCCCCGAGGCGACCGGGTACGACCGGGAGATCGTGGTGGTCTGCCGGCAGGGCTACAGCTCCAGCCTGGCGGCGGCGAGCCTCCAGGTGCTGGGGCTGCGGGCGGCGACCGACATGGTCGGTGGGGTGGAGGCGTGGCGGGAGGCCGGGCTGCCGATGTCCGACGGCCCCGCCGACATCCGCTACTGA